CGACGTGGAGGTGATGGGAGCTCCTCGGGACGGGCACCGGGCGCGGCGGTGCACTGGGAACTCCCCCTCTGTCATGGGCACCTGAGAGTTTCACCGCGCGCTCGGCACGGCTTTCACCTTGGGTGAGGCGCGCGGATGCGCCTTCTTTCCAGAGTGGCCTCGCCAAAAGCGGTAGCGGTTACCTGAGAGATTCCGGGGAGTTTGCTCCTTCGGTGTCCCACTGATCTCATGGGACTCTCCCGCTCCGGCTCGAACGGCCCGATATTCGGTTGGGCGGATCTGTTGTGGACTGTGCACGTGGTGGCGGCCACTCTACCTGCCGCTTCACGCGCCAGTCTAGCGCGCCGGACGTACGCCACACCGCTCCGGAGAGAGCCGTGAAGGGCCCGTTGCCGGACTTAGATTCCGGCAAGGGGCCCTTCACGGACAGTCACAGCGGGGTCACATAGGCACCGGAGATGCCGCCGTCGACCAGGAACTGCGAAGCGGTGATGAAGCTCGCGTCGTCGCTCGCGAGGAAGGCGACGGCGGCCGCGATTTCCTCCGGCTCCGCGAACCGGCCGACCGGCACGTGGACCAGCCGCCGCGCGGCGCGCTCCGGGTCCTTCGCGAACAGCTCCTTCAGCAGCGGGGTGTTGACCGGCCCCGGGCACAGCGCGTTGACCCGGATGTTCTCCCGGGCGAACTGCACGCCCAGCTCGCGCGTCATGGCGAGCACGCCGCCCTTCGACGCGGTGTAGGAAATCTGCGAGGTCGCCGCTCCCATCACCGCCACGAACGACGCGGTGTTCACGATCGAACCGCGGCCCTGGCGCTGCATGTGCGGCAGGACCGCCTTGCAGCACAGGTAAACCGAGGTCAGGTTGACGCGCTGTACCTTCTCCCAGGCTTCGATGCCGGTGGTGAGGATCGAGTCGTCCTCCGGCGGCGAGATGCCCGCGTTGTTGAACGCGACGTCGACCGCGCCGAACTGGTCGACGGTCGTCTGGAAGAGGGCTTCGACCTGGTCCGCGTCGGTCACGTCGACCTGGACGAACTGCCCGCCCACCTCGTCCGCGGCGGCTTTGCCCTGCTCCGGCGTGACGTCGCCGATCACTACCTTCGCGCCCTCGCTCGCCAGCCGCTTGGCAGTGGCGAGGCCGATTCCGCTCGCGCCGCCGGTGATCACCGCGACCCGGCCGTCGAAACGCTGCACCATCTCTAGTTCTCCGTACTCAGAAAGACGTTCTTGGTCTCGGTGAAGGCGGCTGCCGCGTCCGGGCCGAGCTCGCGGCCGAGCCCGGACTGCTTGAAGCCGCCGAAGGGGGTCCAGTATCGGACCGACGAATGCGAGTTGACCGACAGGTTCCCCGACTCGACGCCGCGGGCGACCCGGAACGCCCGGCCGGCGTCGCGGGTCCAGATCGAGCCGGACAGTCCGTAGTCGGTGCCGTTGGCCATCCGGACCGCCTCGTCCTCGTCGCGGAACCGGACCACCGCGACGACCGGGCCGAAGATCTCGTCCCGGGCCAGCGGGTCGTCCAGCCCGGACGGGAGCACGACGGTGGGCGCGAACCAGTAGCCCGGCCCGGCCGGCGCGCTGCCGCGGAAGGCGACCGGCGTCTCGTCGGTGACGTAGGAGGCGACCTTGGCGTGGTGGCCGGCCGAGATGAGCGGACCCATCTCGGTCGCCTCGTCCGCCGGGTTCCCGACGACGACGCCCCGAACCGCGGGTTCCAGCAGTTCCAGGAACCGGTCGTACACGGTGTCCTGCACCAGGATCAGCGACCGCGCGCAGCAGTCCTGCCCGGCGTTGTCGAACACGCCGTACGGCGCGGTGGCGGCGGCCTTCTCCAGATCGGAGTCGGCGAACACGATGTTCGCGTTCTTGCCGCCCAGCTCCAGGGTGACCCGCTTGACCTGCGCCGCGCAGCCGGCCATCACCTGCTTGCCGACCTCGGTGGAGCCGGTGAACACCACCTTGCGCACCGCGGGATGCGTCACGAACCGTTGCCCGACAACGGATCCCTTGCCCGGCAGCACCTGGAAGACGCCGTCCGGGATCCCCGCTTCGCGGGCCAGCTCGGCCAGCCGGAGCGCGGTGAGCGGGGTCAGCTCGGCGGGCTTGAGCACCACCGTGTTGCCCGCGGCCAGCGCCGGCGCGAAGCCCCAGCCGGCGATCGGCATCGGGAAGTTCCACGGCACGATCACCCCGACCACGCCGAGCGGCTCGTGGAAGGTCACGTTGATGCCGCCGGCGACCGGGATCTGCTTGCCCAGCAGCCGTTCCGGCGCACCCGCGGAGTACTCCAGCAGGTCGCGGACGTTGCCCGCCTCCCAGCGGGCGTTGCCGATGGTGTGCCCGGAGTTCTCGACCTCCAGCCGGGCGAGGTTCTCCAGGTCCCCCTCGACCGCGTCGGCGAACCGGCGCAGCAGCCTCGCCCGGTCGCCCGGGGCGACGTCCCGCCAGGCCGGGAACGCGGCTTGCGCGCGGGCGATCGCGGCGTCGGTCTGCGCGAGCGTGGTCAGCTCGACCTGGCGCACCACTTGCTCGGTGGCCGGGTTGCGCACGTCGAATACGGTCTCGGTCATTTACCCTCCTGCGCGGCGTCCGCCAGGGCGGCGAACAGCCGGACGTCGCTGATGTCCTGCTCCGGGTGCCACTGCACGCCGAGCACGAACTCCCCCGGCAGCTCCGCGGCCTCGACGGTGCCGTCGGCCGCGTGCCCGGAGGCGACCAGCCCGGCGCCGAGCCGGTCGATCGCCTGGTGGTGGTAGCACTGGACCTTCGTTTCCGAGCCGAGGATCGCCGCCGCGCGGGTGCCGTCGACCAAGCGCACCGTGCTGGCGCCGAAGGTCGCCGGGGCCGGTTGATGCGCGGTGCCGCCGAGAGTTTCCGGCAGATGCTGCGTCAGCGTGCCGCCGAGCGCGACACTGATCACCTGCAGCCCGCGACAAACGCCGAGCACTGGCTTGCCCGCTGCGCGCGCTGCCTCGAACAAGCCGAACTCGAACGCGTCGCGCGCCTCGCGGGTGTAGGTCTTCGGGTGCGCTTGCTGGCCGTAGCGGCTGGGCTGAACGTCCGCGCCACCAGTGAGGACCAGGCCGTCAATGCGTTCGACGAGCTTGTCGTACGCAGTGGAGACCGGAGGCAGCAGTACCGGGATCCCGCCCGCCGCGACCACGCTGTCCGCGTACGCGCGGTGAAGCAGTGTTGCTTCGGTGTCCCAGGCGAGAAACTTCGCCTGCTCCGAGTACATGCTGAGGCCGATGACGGGTGGGTCAGAGTCGTTCGAAACCACGGATGCGCTCCCAGTCGGTCACAGCTCGGTCGTACGCCTCGCGCTCGATCCGCGCGGCGTTGAGGTAATGGTCAACCACGTCGTCCCCGAAGGCATGTCGTGCGATACGGCTGCCGTCGAGCGCGGCTTCGGCTTCAGCGAGCGTCGACGGCACGCGGGGCTTGTCGGATCCGTACGCGTCACCGACGAACTCCGGCTCCAACGGCAGTTCGTTCTCGATGCCGTACAGCCCTGCGGCGACCATCGCGGCGACACCGAGGTACGGGTTCACGTCTCCGCCGGGTACGCGGTTCTCGACGCGCAACCCGTCGCCGTGGCCCACAACGCGCAACGCGCACGTGCGGTTGTCGTGGCCCCACGCGATCGCAGTCGGTGCGAAGCTTCCTCGAACGTAACGCTTGTAAGAGTTGATATTCGGCGCGAAGAAGTAGGTCAGCTCGCGCAGCGCTTCGAGCTGACCAGCAAGGTAGTGCTGCATCAGTTTCGAGAAGCCGTGCTCGCCATCACCGGGCAGCACCGCTTCGCCGGACTTGCTGCGCAGGCTGAGGTGGATGTGACAGGAGTTGCCCTCGCGTTCGTTGTACTTCGCCATGAACGTGAGGCTTTTGCCTTCCTGCGCGGCGATTTCTTTCGCGCCGTTCTTGTAGATCCCGTGGTTGTCGCAGGTGGCGAGCGCCTCGGTGTAGCGGAAGGCGATCTCGTGCTGGCCTGGGTTGCACTCGCCTTTCGCCGACTCCGGGTACAGCCCCGCGCCGGCCATCTCGTTCCGGATGCGGCGCAGCAGCGGCTCGATCCGCGCGGTGCCGAGCATCGAGTAGTCGACGTTGTACTGGTTGGCGGGCTTGAGGTTCTGGTAGCGCTTGTCCCACGCGGACTCGTAGCTCTCGTCGAAGACGATGAACTCGAGTTCGGTGCCCGCGTACGCGACGAGCCCGTGCTCGGCGAGCCGGTCGAGCTGCCGGCGCAGCACCTGACGCGGCGAGACGGACACTGGTCCGCCTTCCACCCGTTCGACGTCCGCGAGGACCAGCGCGGTGCCCTCCTGCCACGGAATCTCGCGCAACGTCGAGAAGTCCGGGCGGAGCACGAAGTCGCCGTAGCCGCTTTCCCAGGAAGACACCGCGTAGCCGTCGACGGTGTTCATGTCGACGTCGACCGCGAGCAGATAGTTGCACGCCTCGGTCGCGTGGCTCGCCACCTCTTCGAGGAAGTACTCCGCCGAACAACGTTTTCCCTGCAGCCGCCCCTGCATGTCGGTGATCGCGACCAGCACCGTGTCGATCGTGCCGGCCGTCACCCGTTCGCGCAGAGCTTCGAGCGTGAGCATTCCTCGCCTGACTGCCATCACACCGCCCCAAAGGTTCGGATCAGGTCCTTTGCGGGTTCTTCCTACCTGGAGGTGCCGTCGGGGTCAATCCGCTAAAAGGTATTTTTTTGATCCATTAACCGCGCTGCCACCGGCGGGCGTCGGCTATGTCCGGGTTGCCCGGCTGAGAAGATACTGTGAATCGGGTGCGTCCGGGACCAAATCCGCCGCCTCGTGCGTTGGACCGGGCAAGAGAGGTGAGAGGGATGACTGAAGCATTCACGCAGACCACGTTCAGCCAGCAGCAGGCGCGGCCGCAGCTCCCCACGCTGCCCACTGGGTGGCCGATCGGGTCGTACGAGTCCTACGAGCAGGCCCAGCGGGCCGTCGACCACCTCGCGAACGCTGACTTCCCGGTCGCCGACGTGACGATCGTCGGCGTGCAGCCGATGCTCGTGGAACGCGTGGCGGGCCGGATGACCTGGGGTCGGATGCTGAGCTCGGCGGCGATGTCGGGTGCGGTGTTCGGGCTGTTCCTGGGGCTGGTGCTGAGCTTGCTCAACCCGGCGGGGGGAATGCTGGTGATCGTGCTCGGCCTGGCGGCCGGGATCGTGTTCAATGTCGCGTTCGGGGCGCTGGGGTATGCCGCGAACCGGAACAAGCGCGGGTTCATCTCGCAGAGCCAGCTGGTGGCGCAGCGGTACGACGTGCTGTCGCAGCCGCGCAACGCGGAGAAGGGGCGCGAGCTGCTGGCCGATCTGGCCGCGCGGTCCGCGTTCAACCACTGAGTTTCCCGCAACTCGCCCCCACCGGGCGTCCGGGCCGCATGGCCGGGACGCCCGGTTTCGCGTTCCGGACCTGGCGGCGCGGGAGCCCGGGAAGCCCGGCTGAGCGTTCCGGACCTGGCCGCCGAGACGCCCAGTTGGCCTTCGGCACCCGCCGCACGGTGACGCGGCAACTGCCGGTCGCGGCTCGGAGCACGCCAAACCGCCGTCGCGAGTGCTTGCATCGGCGGCGTCGGTCAGCGGCAGATCGGCCGGGAAGCCATCCTGCCGACTCGACGCCGAACCCGGTGCGCGGCAAGCCATCGCACCGGGTTCGGCGTCTCGGCAGCCCGGATTCGCGGTTACTTCGTGGGCGGAGCGGGACTGGCCGGCGTCGCGGGGGCGGACGACGAGGCCGGGGGCTTCGGGATCGCGGCGGCGAACGGGACACCGGGTTCCTCGCGGCAGTAGTCCCGGTAGGCGTTGTAGCCGTTGACGTTTCCGCGGTCGTCCTGAGTGCCCTGGATGAGCTGCGGCCGCGGGAATTCGTTGTCGTCGCCGATGGCCTTGGTGGTCCCGGTGTCCTTTTCGCAGCCGTAGCGGGTGATCGTCAGCGGGCGGCCGCGGTCGTCGTAGAGGTAGACATTCTGCAACGGCTTGCCGTTCGCGTCGAAGGCGTAGACGTTGTTCACCCGGTAGGTGCCGTAGCGCAGCTCGCCGTCGTAGTAGGTCGGACCGTCATAGGACGAATGCGAACCGGAGGCGTACGTGTGGTTCGCGACCAGGCCGAAGCCCGCGCCGACACCTCCGAACGCCCCGCCGACCACGAACGCGGACACCGGCACCGCGAGCCACAGCAGGCGGGCGTCGGTCTTGATCCTCGGACCGGCCCACAGCACCAGGCCGGCGACGACGGCCAGGAACGGCAGCAGCAGGATCGCGTGCCGCTGCCGGACCATCAGCAGCAGCCCGAAGCCCACCAGCACCAGCGCGCAGACCACCCACCACGCCGGCTTCAGCGAACTCAGGTAGGCGACCACGCGGTCCGCCGATTTGTCTTCTCGCATCGCCTTGGCGATCGCTTTGGCGCGGTTCACCTCCGGCAGGCTGCGCACCGACTCGATGCCGTGGTGCAGCAGGAAGCCGACGCTCACCGCGAAGACCGGCACCAGGATCATCATCCCGGCCAGTCCTTCGGCGTCCGCGCGCAGCGCCGCGTAGAAGCCGACCAACGCCACCCCGAACGCGGTGAACAGCAAGCCCCACAAGGCAAGGCGCGGGCCGAGCAGATTCGGTTTGACGAGCACTGCCGTGCCCGCCGAGGCCGCGTCCGGGACGACCGCGGTCTCCGGCGCCGCGGGATAGCCGCCAGAGGCGCGCAGCTCGGCCGCATAACTCTCCGGCGTTCCGAGACGCGCGGCGAGATCGTCGACGGTCGCGTTCGCGCCGAGCTCCGCCTCGATCTCGTTCAGGTGCGGGCGGACGTCCGCCAGCAGCTCCTCGACCTCCGCCGCGGGCAGATCCGCGAGGGCGGTGCGCACCCGCGCCAGGTACACCCGCACGGCCGTGGACTTGTCCGTACTCATGCTGACTCTCCCCGATTCGTGCCGCGGACGTGCCTCCGCGGTTCCGCCTTGCCCCGCGCACCCGATCCGGCCCTCCCGCCGGGACCGAGCCGCCGCCTTCGAGCGCTCATGCCGTTTCCGCCACCAAACCGTCCATAATGGACGCGAAGCTGCGCCAGGTCCGGACCGATTCGGCCAGCCGCTGCCTGCCCGGATCGTTCAGGCTGTAGTACTTGCGGTGCGGACCTTCCTCGCTCGGCACCACATACGACGTGAGCAAACCCGCCTTGTACAGCCGCCTCAGCGTGCCGTACACCGATGCGTCCCCGACCTCCTCCAGGCCGGCGACGCGAAGTCTTCGGAGCACGTCATAGCCGTACCCGTCGCCTTCGCGCAGCACTGCCAGCACCGCCAAGTCCAGCACTCCTTTGAGCAGCTGACTGATTTCCACGGCGTCCTCCCCAGTCCTGCGGGACAGAAGGTACCACGCATAGCGCAGTAGTGCGCACGGCGGACGGCCGAACGGCGGTGCCGATGCCCGTTCGTGCCGATCACCGGGACCCAAGCAGGCAGGCTGCCGATCGCCGGGATCCAAGCAGGCAGGCTGCCGGACGCCGGGACCCAAGCAGGCAGGCTGTCGGACGGATCCGGCCGAGTCGTGGCCGAAGCCGCACTGGCGGCCCTGCCCCGTTCACGTCAGTGGTCGCCGACGTTCCAGCCCGCCTTGAGGAAGGCCGTCCACACCCGGTTCCGGGATTGGCTCGCCTGGCTGACGCTCGCGATCACGACGGCTGGCTTGGCATTCCCCGCGTCCGCGGGCGGAACGCTGAAGTCACCCCGGCAGGCAGAGAAGCCACGGGTTCCCAGCAGCGGTTGACGGATCGGCCAACTCCGCGGCTGCCCGCTCGCCGTCGCGGTGACGGCACTCGATCTTCACCACCCGACCGCCCGCCGGGATCAGCGAGCCCGCCGCTGGCACCGAGGACAGAAGTGCGACGAGCGATTCATGAAGGACTCCCGCTTGATCGGAGTCGCACACCGGGTGCACGGCTCGCCTTCGCGCCCGTACGCCTGCAACGTCCGCGAGAAGTACCCCGACTCCCCGTTCACGTTCACATAGAGCGCGTCGAATGAGGTCCCGCCGACTTTGAGCGCCTGCGCCATCACGTCAGTCGCCGCGCCGAGCAGTGTTCGGCCTTGTGCCGCAGTGAGTTTCTCGGTGGGCCGGGCCCAGTGCAGCTTCGAACGCCACAACGCCTCGTCCGCGTAGATGTTGCCGATTCCGGACACCAGCGTCTGGTCGAGCAGCGCGCGCTTCGCCTCGGTACGGCGCGCTCGCAACGCGCGCACCGCCGCCTCCAGGTCGAACTTCGGATCCATCGGGTCGCGCGCGATGTGCGCGATGGTGCGCGGAACCGAATCGCCGTCGACCTCGACCAGCTCGTCGAGAGCCAGCCCGCCGAACGTCCGCTGGTCCACGAACCGCAGTTCCGGCCCGCCGTCGGCGAACCGGACGCGCACGCGCAAATGCTTCTCGTCCGGCACGTCCGCGGGCTGCACCAGCATCTGCCCGCTCATCCCGAGATGCGCGATGACGGCCTCGCCGTGCGCCAGGTCGAGCCACAGGTACTTGCCGCGCCGCCGCGCGGCCTCGATGGTGACGCCAGCCAGCCGCCCGGCGAAATCCGCGGGCCCCTCGGCATGACGGCGAATCGCGCGATCGTGCAGCACCGTCACATCTCGCACAGTCCGGCCGGCGACATGCGCGGCCAGGCCGACGCGAACAACCTCGACCTCAGGCAACTCGGGCATGACCACATTCTGCCCGGCCCCACCGACAATTCCGGGACCGCCCGCCCGCACAGAAAACCAGGAAGGGCCTCTGGAGAGACCTAGATTCTCTCCAGAGGCCCTTCCCGGACCACGACACGTAGTTCCGCGCCGCTGAACCAGCT
This sequence is a window from Amycolatopsis benzoatilytica AK 16/65. Protein-coding genes within it:
- the mutM gene encoding bifunctional DNA-formamidopyrimidine glycosylase/DNA-(apurinic or apyrimidinic site) lyase → MPELPEVEVVRVGLAAHVAGRTVRDVTVLHDRAIRRHAEGPADFAGRLAGVTIEAARRRGKYLWLDLAHGEAVIAHLGMSGQMLVQPADVPDEKHLRVRVRFADGGPELRFVDQRTFGGLALDELVEVDGDSVPRTIAHIARDPMDPKFDLEAAVRALRARRTEAKRALLDQTLVSGIGNIYADEALWRSKLHWARPTEKLTAAQGRTLLGAATDVMAQALKVGGTSFDALYVNVNGESGYFSRTLQAYGREGEPCTRCATPIKRESFMNRSSHFCPRCQRRAR
- a CDS encoding glutamine synthetase family protein, with amino-acid sequence MLTLEALRERVTAGTIDTVLVAITDMQGRLQGKRCSAEYFLEEVASHATEACNYLLAVDVDMNTVDGYAVSSWESGYGDFVLRPDFSTLREIPWQEGTALVLADVERVEGGPVSVSPRQVLRRQLDRLAEHGLVAYAGTELEFIVFDESYESAWDKRYQNLKPANQYNVDYSMLGTARIEPLLRRIRNEMAGAGLYPESAKGECNPGQHEIAFRYTEALATCDNHGIYKNGAKEIAAQEGKSLTFMAKYNEREGNSCHIHLSLRSKSGEAVLPGDGEHGFSKLMQHYLAGQLEALRELTYFFAPNINSYKRYVRGSFAPTAIAWGHDNRTCALRVVGHGDGLRVENRVPGGDVNPYLGVAAMVAAGLYGIENELPLEPEFVGDAYGSDKPRVPSTLAEAEAALDGSRIARHAFGDDVVDHYLNAARIEREAYDRAVTDWERIRGFERL
- a CDS encoding 3-oxoacyl-ACP reductase, producing MVQRFDGRVAVITGGASGIGLATAKRLASEGAKVVIGDVTPEQGKAAADEVGGQFVQVDVTDADQVEALFQTTVDQFGAVDVAFNNAGISPPEDDSILTTGIEAWEKVQRVNLTSVYLCCKAVLPHMQRQGRGSIVNTASFVAVMGAATSQISYTASKGGVLAMTRELGVQFARENIRVNALCPGPVNTPLLKELFAKDPERAARRLVHVPVGRFAEPEEIAAAVAFLASDDASFITASQFLVDGGISGAYVTPL
- a CDS encoding PadR family transcriptional regulator yields the protein MEISQLLKGVLDLAVLAVLREGDGYGYDVLRRLRVAGLEEVGDASVYGTLRRLYKAGLLTSYVVPSEEGPHRKYYSLNDPGRQRLAESVRTWRSFASIMDGLVAETA
- a CDS encoding DUF1700 domain-containing protein — protein: MSTDKSTAVRVYLARVRTALADLPAAEVEELLADVRPHLNEIEAELGANATVDDLAARLGTPESYAAELRASGGYPAAPETAVVPDAASAGTAVLVKPNLLGPRLALWGLLFTAFGVALVGFYAALRADAEGLAGMMILVPVFAVSVGFLLHHGIESVRSLPEVNRAKAIAKAMREDKSADRVVAYLSSLKPAWWVVCALVLVGFGLLLMVRQRHAILLLPFLAVVAGLVLWAGPRIKTDARLLWLAVPVSAFVVGGAFGGVGAGFGLVANHTYASGSHSSYDGPTYYDGELRYGTYRVNNVYAFDANGKPLQNVYLYDDRGRPLTITRYGCEKDTGTTKAIGDDNEFPRPQLIQGTQDDRGNVNGYNAYRDYCREEPGVPFAAAIPKPPASSSAPATPASPAPPTK
- a CDS encoding aldehyde dehydrogenase family protein, coding for MTETVFDVRNPATEQVVRQVELTTLAQTDAAIARAQAAFPAWRDVAPGDRARLLRRFADAVEGDLENLARLEVENSGHTIGNARWEAGNVRDLLEYSAGAPERLLGKQIPVAGGINVTFHEPLGVVGVIVPWNFPMPIAGWGFAPALAAGNTVVLKPAELTPLTALRLAELAREAGIPDGVFQVLPGKGSVVGQRFVTHPAVRKVVFTGSTEVGKQVMAGCAAQVKRVTLELGGKNANIVFADSDLEKAAATAPYGVFDNAGQDCCARSLILVQDTVYDRFLELLEPAVRGVVVGNPADEATEMGPLISAGHHAKVASYVTDETPVAFRGSAPAGPGYWFAPTVVLPSGLDDPLARDEIFGPVVAVVRFRDEDEAVRMANGTDYGLSGSIWTRDAGRAFRVARGVESGNLSVNSHSSVRYWTPFGGFKQSGLGRELGPDAAAAFTETKNVFLSTEN
- a CDS encoding general stress protein, translating into MTEAFTQTTFSQQQARPQLPTLPTGWPIGSYESYEQAQRAVDHLANADFPVADVTIVGVQPMLVERVAGRMTWGRMLSSAAMSGAVFGLFLGLVLSLLNPAGGMLVIVLGLAAGIVFNVAFGALGYAANRNKRGFISQSQLVAQRYDVLSQPRNAEKGRELLADLAARSAFNH
- a CDS encoding gamma-glutamyl-gamma-aminobutyrate hydrolase family protein; its protein translation is MVSNDSDPPVIGLSMYSEQAKFLAWDTEATLLHRAYADSVVAAGGIPVLLPPVSTAYDKLVERIDGLVLTGGADVQPSRYGQQAHPKTYTREARDAFEFGLFEAARAAGKPVLGVCRGLQVISVALGGTLTQHLPETLGGTAHQPAPATFGASTVRLVDGTRAAAILGSETKVQCYHHQAIDRLGAGLVASGHAADGTVEAAELPGEFVLGVQWHPEQDISDVRLFAALADAAQEGK